DNA from Triticum aestivum cultivar Chinese Spring chromosome 7D, IWGSC CS RefSeq v2.1, whole genome shotgun sequence:
TGACGACCTCTCGCATCTATGTCCGCGGACGGGTGCAGGAGAAAATTCGCAGGTCGCTGTTGGAGATTCTGCATAGTTGTATAGCGAGATCGCATGGATACTTTACAAACGGGTCATAAATCCAACCTTGGGTTCAAAAGATAATGATGCAAATTTCGGAATCATCAAACTATGATGCATGGGTGAGTATGAAAAGGTTCTAGGTTGTAGTCAATGAAATTTTCAGCAAAAGCATATGATGTAAAACGGACACTGGGCTGGGTAGTGATCTTCAAGGTTCGGCTACACCTACACATAAGAGTCCAATACCGAAAGGTAAAGGGCTAAAGGCCGCAAAGATGTTGGCTAATGGCGGTGATCGGAAGCCTCAAACTACTACTAAACATCACGTTTTCCCCACATGTTCATTCTCCTGCCGTAGGTGATAGTATATTACTGCAGGATGGGAGGGTGGCAGTATGGTCCCTTGAGCCACCCGTCGGCGACGAGCCTGTTCACCGCCTCCGTCGGGTGCACGCCGTCCCAGGACTCGTGCCTCCACGGGTCGCCGCACGCAGTGGCGCCCTTCATCCCGCACCGTGCGTCCAACTGGAAGTTGTAcgggccgccgcccgcgccgcagcAGGCCGCGACGGGCGTGGTGAAGCCGAAGCGCGCCGGGTCGCGGAGCATGTCCATGGCGTAGGCGTAGTAGTCCGCGTACATGATCCTCGCCGCCGGCCCGTGCCTGGCGCGGGCGCGGTTCAGCCTGTCCTGGAGCAGCGAGTTGTGGTACATGACGAGGTCGTTGAGCGGCTTGAGGCAGCCATGCTCGTCGTAGTCCGACTTGTCGCGGCTCGGCAGTATGGTGAGGTAGAGCGCGACGCACCCTATGGGCAGCGTCCCCGGCACCACGATGTCCACCGCACCCAGCTCGATCAGCCTctcgagggcggcggcgatgtTGTCGACGACGTTGGGGGCGTAGCTTCTGGCCCGGCTGACGTTGAAGCCGAAGAAGAGCATGGCGTTGTAGTCGTTGCCGCCGATGGAGCCGAGGAGGAAGAGGGACCTGGCGAGGTAGGGCCTGCAGCTCTGCGGCCCGCCGCAGACGCGCGGGAGGAGGTCGCGGAACCACTGAAGCTGCACGTTGATGGCGCCGTTGTTCCAGATCGGGTAGCCGAGGCCGATGGACTTGAGGAAGTCGAAGTCCAGCGCCGTGGCGCCCACGATGGCCATGTTGGCGCCCTTCCGGAAGTCGGCGCCGGGGAGCTTGGacgggggaaggaaagggaggccGAGGGACTGCGCGAGGAAGTCCACGACGAGCCGGCCGTCGGAGCAGCGGCATGTGGGGTGGCCGAAGTAGGTCATGCCGTAGGGCGGGTTGGCGAAGGTGAGCAGGAGCTCCTCCGCCGCCGACTTGTTCACGCACAGGTTGCCCGTGTCCGACAGCGAGTCGCCGAAGTTGAACATGGCGTTGTACCGCATTGCCCCGCCGTCTCCGTCCGCGGCCGCGAGCAGGAAGACGCAGCtggcgccgaggaggaggaggccagcggcGGCAATGGCGCTAGTGATTCGCCGAGCCATGGCTAGCCGTCCCCGTCGTCGGTTGATCTAGCACCTGATCTTGCACGCGCTCTAGCTCGCCAGGCGTGTCAACTACGCTGTGCACGAAGTTGTATATAACGTGGATGAGAGCCCGTCCACGTACGCGCGCGCTGCGACACTTTGCACGCGCGTGCCCTCTCGCTCCAGCTGGCATTAGCTCTCACCGCCGACGATCTATATATCGAACAACCACCTCCGATGAGCGCTTCTCGATCGTGGTTAATTGCCCGGCTTGGACGCATGCGTACGTGCGTTCATGCAACCTAGCTAGCACCGTCTCCGGTCGGTCAGGTACTGATCAACCGTAAGTTCGTCGTCGTCTCATGGGCGCGATTCAATGGCGAGCACACGCGGCCGTGACGCGCGCGAGGGCGTTCGCCGCGTGTGGATGCTGGCTCGTGGGCgaagttttctgtttttcttacCTGTGCGCGAAGTTTTCGTaggcaaaacaaaaaacaaacaggGGCCGGCTGGTTGCATGTAGATGTGCACTGAGACGAGGTCCATTGGAGGCTTTTTTTTTGCTGGCCGTAGTTTTTGAAATAGGTACCTAGCCACAAAAAATGCAACTAGTAATTTTTTATCCCCTCAAAACTACGTAGTAATTTTTGAACATCTACATGCAAGTAGTAAACAcacgtgaacattttttttaacaCCGAAAAAATGCAGCGCGTTAGCAAAGGTCCGAACTCGCCATCCGCCTCTAGATAAAAAGAGTTACCTACCCACTGGAGTTAATTACCGCTCATGGTGAACGTGCAGCGCGAATACTTTGGAACTAACTGTATCGACAGGTCCGAGTATTTTCTATTTTTCAATCATTTCTTGAAGATTCGGAATACTTATTTTCTAATTCAGAACAATTTTTGACAGACACGAAATAGTTTTGAATTTTGCTTGACAATTTTTTGGATTTGTAACCAAAATTTTAAAATAGGAAGAATATATagttttgtgaacaaattttgaaaaacaggaacattttcaaAATTCCAAACGAGTTTTTAAAAAATACGAACAATTTTTAAATTTGTGAGAAAATATTAAAACTGGATTCTTTCTGAATTTTTAACCAAATTTATAAAAACGAAACATTTTTTGGGAAAGGGACATTTTTTGCatctgtgaacaatttttgaaactctGATTTGCTTTTAAAAAACATTATTTGAAATTTGccaatatttttaaaatttgtgaaaaaAAGTTGTAACAAGAACATTTTTTAGCTTCAGAATTTTTTTTAAACGTGAATTTTTTTAGTTTGTGATTTTATTTCAAAAATAGGAACATTTTCGAAATTTTTAACAAAATTTGAAATtgtgaaaaaagaaagaaataaaatagaagaaaatggaatttaaaaattattttaaaaggaaataaaaaaagaaaaagaaaaggaaaaacgaaaAGAAAGACAACAGAAGGAGAAAATAAACATAAGACcaaaaaacgaaaaataaaaataaaaaccaatGAAACCGGTTCAgaaaccttctggaaggttcccaaaattggccatgaaccttctagaaggttcgcAAAACCTGATATTGTAGCGCATGTGTTATCTCGTAATTGGGCTGGCTCATCTCTTTTGCTAGGTCACTCGCATCTGTGCCAATCAGTGACAATTTGTCACAGAGAACGGCAAATAGAGATTTCCATGCTTATGATGCTCGACTAGGTCTATATCCACGACCCACTCGATGGGCTCTGTCTATCCCACAATATTTCAGCCAGTCATGCCTATCTCTACTCCTGTAAAAGAGGCAATTCATGTTGATGGTCTGTCTGCCTCTTTGTGGAGAGGGGAATAAAAAATGCAACGGCAAGAGTCGAACCACTGCCTTGCCCAGCTTTTCTCTATGTTCTTCGGCCAGAAAGGATAATAGCAAATTTTCTGCGAAGAGCCTGCTAGTGCCGGCCATTCTTCCCCAATCGGTCTGCTTCGTCTTTCCCGTCACCTGCTCATGGCCTCCCCCAGTCCCGTCTCTCATGCCGCCTCTCTCCTCCgatcatcccctcccccttccccGCGCCTTCAGCTCCAATCCtcattcaaaattcaaattgataaGCTGCGGCCGCTCAATTCCGCCTTGGCTTCCCCATCCCTCTTCCTCACCATTTCCCCTCTGCCTctttattggaaatatgccctagaggcccaGCCTGTTCTGCCTCCTAAGCTTTAAAAGGGGGCAAACTCTGTCAACCTTTGCACACTTTGTAGTATTTGGCTCGAGTGCAACCGGAGGGTATTCAAGAACACCTCCCACCTATCCTTGTCTGTAATCGCCAAGGCACAAGACTTGAAAAGCACAAAGACTACATCTAAACAAACCACCACTGCCATGAGTAGAGCACGGTGGGCAACGATAGTAAAGCGAGttgtaaagtactccctccgttcggaattactcgtcttaaaatgaatgtatctagatgatTGGTTTGGGCTGCCACCTTGTGCTGGCGCTGCAAACACGAAAGAAAATTTTGTGATTGTAACTTGCTTTCTATCTTAATATATAGGCATGCTGATCTCCTGTGTGTTAGAAAAACATCAGTTTAGGTAATTAGAACAATAAAATAaggaaattttcaaaaaaattgatcAAGATTATCTTTTATCATCTCCTACTAAAATTTGTTAGTTTCGTGAATTTCTTCTGAAATGCGAGCGGAACTTTTTTCCCTGGCACCAACGCAAATTTCGACCAGAAGTTTTTTCCCTGGGTAcctactgttgggaaacgtagtaatttcaaaaaaattcctacgcacacacaggatcatggtgatgcatagcaacgagaggggagagagttgtccacgtaccctcatagaccgaaagcggaagcgttagcacaacgcggttgatgtagtcgtacgtcttcatgatccgaccgatcaagtaccgaatgtacggcacctccaagttcagcacacgttcagctcgatgacgtcccttgaactccgatccagtcgagctttgagggagagttccgtcagcacgacggcgtggtgacgatgatgatgttctaccgacgcagggcttcgcctaagcaccgctacgatattatcgaggtggactatagtggaggggggcaccgcacacggctaagagatccaagggatcaattgttgtgtctagaggtgccccctgcccccgtatataaaggagcaaggggggagaggcggccggccaggaggaggcacgccagggaggagtcctactcccaccgggagtaggactccctcctttcctagttggagtaagggaagggggaaggaagagggagggaggaaggaaagggggcgccgcccccctccttgtcgaattcggactagagggggaggggcgtgcggcctgccctggctgccccacctcttctccactaaggcccatcttggcccattaaaccccggggggtccgataacccccggtactccggtaaaatcctgatttcacccggaacacttccgatatccaaatataggcttccactatatcaatctttatgtctcgaccattttgagactcctcgtcatgtccgtgatcacatccgggactccgaactacctccggtacatcaaaacacataaactcataatataaccgtcattgaactttaagcgtgcggaccctacgggttcgagaactatgtagacatgaccgagacatgtctccggtcaataaccaatagcggaacctggatgctcatattggctcccacatattctacgaagatctttatcggtcaaaccgcataacaacatacgttgttccctttgtcatcggtatgttacttgcccgagattcgatcgtcggtatctcaatacctagttcaatctccttaccggcaagtctccttactcgttccgtaatacaactcattagttgcaatgcttgcaaggcttatagtgatgtgcattaccgagtgggcccagagatacctctccgacaatcggagtgacaaatcctaatctcgaagaacgccaacccaacaagtaccttcggagacacctgtagagcacctttataatcacccagttacgttgtgacgtttggtagcacacaaagtgttcctccggtaaacgggagttgcataatctcatagtcataggaacatgtataagtcatgaagaaagcaatagcagaatactaaacgatcgagtgctaagctaacagaatgggtcaagtcaatcacatcattctcctaatgatgtgatcccgttaatcaaatgacaactcatgtcaatggctaggaaacataaccatctttgatcaacgagctagtcaagtagaggcatactagtgacactctgtttgtctatgtattcacacaagtattatgtttccggttaatacaattctagcatgaataataaacatttaccatgatataaggaaataaataataaatttattattgcctctagggcatacttccttcagtctcccacttgcactagagtcaataatctagattacatagtaatgattctaacacccatggagccttggtgctgatcatgttttgctcgtggaagaggcttagtcaacgggtctgcaacattcagatccatatgtatcttgcaaatttctatgtctcccacctcgacttgatcccggatggagttgaatcgtctcttgatgtgcttggttctcttgtgaaatctgcatcttgtttgatgcgagacggttattcatttaaatcagagaacaatggttgaaccattattctctgatttaaatgaataaccattgttctctgatttaaatgaataaccgtctcgcatcaaacaagatgcagatttcacaagagaaccaagcacatcaagagacgattcaactccatccgggatcaagtcgaggtgggagacatagaaatttgcaagatacatatggatctgaatgttgcagacccgttgactaagcatcttccacgagcaaaacatgatcagcaccaaggctccatgggtgttagaatcattactatgtaatctagattattgactgtagtgcaagtgggagactgaaggaaatatgccctagaggcaataataaagttattatttatttccttatatcatgataaatgtttattattcatgctagaattgtattaaccggaaacataatacatgtgtgaatacatagacaaacagagtgtcactagtatgcctctacttgactagctcgttgatcaaagatggttatttttcctagccatagacatgagttgtcatttgattaacgggatcacatcattgggagaatgatgtgattgacttgacccattccgttagcttagcactcgatcgtttagtatgttgctattgctttcttcatgacttatacatgttcctatgactatgagattatgcaactcccgtttaccggaggaacactttgtgtgctaccaaacgtcacaacgtaactgggtgattataaaggtgctctacaggtgtctccgaaggtacttgttgggttggcgtatttcgagattaggatttgtcactccgattgtcggagaggtatctctgggccctctcggtaatgcacatcacttaagccttgcaagaattgcaactaatgagtttgttgcgggatgatgtattacggaatgagtaaagagacttgccggtaacgagattgaactaggtattgagataccgacgatcgaatctcaggcaagtaacataccgatgacaaagggaacaacgtatgttgttatgcggtctgaccgataaagatcttcgtagaatatgtgggagccaatatgagcatctaggttccgctattggttattgaccggagacgtgtctcggtcatgtctacatagttctcgaacccgtagagtccgcacgcttaaagtttcgatgacagttatattatgagtttatatgttttgatgtaccaaaggttgttcggagtcccggatgtgatcacggacatgacgaggagtctcgaaatggtcgagacatgaagattgatatattggaagcctatgtttggatatcagaagtgttccgggtgaaatcggaattttaccggagtaccgggaggttatcggaaccccccgggggcttaatgggccatagtgggccttagtggaagagaggagaggcagccagggcaggaccgcgcgcccctccccccctagtccaaataagacaaagagaggggggcggcgccccccctttccttcctctctccctcctctttccccctccactcctagtccaacaaggaaaagggagggagtcctactcccacggggagtaggactcctcctggcgcactccttctggccggccgcacctcttccccttgctcctttatatacgggggcagggggcaccctagagacacaacaattgatcgtttgatcttttagccgtgtgcggtgcccccctccaccatagtccacctagataatactgtagcggttcttaggcgaagccctgcgtcggtagaacatcatcatcgtcagcacgccgtcgtgctgacgaaactctccctcaacactcggctggatcggagttcgagggacgtcatcgggctgaacgtgtgctgaactcggaggtgccgtgcattcggtacttgatcggtcggaatgtgaagacgtacgactacatcaaccgcgttgtgctaacgcttccgctttcggtctacgagggtacgtggacaacactctcccctctcgttgctatgcatcaccatgatcttgcgtgtgcgtaggaatttttctgaaattactacgttccccaacagtggcatccgagcctggttttatgcgttgatgttatatgcacgagtagaacacaagtgagttgtgggcgatataagtcatactgcttaccagcatgtcatactttggttcggcggtattgttggatgaagcggcccggaccgacattacgcgtacgcttacgcgagactggttcttccgacgtgctttgcacagaggtggctggcgggtgtcagtttctccaacttcagttgaaccgagtgtggctacgcccggtccttgcgaaggttaaaacagcaccaacttgacaaactatcgttgtggttttgatgcgtagggaagaacggttcttgctaagcccagtagcagccacgtaaaacttgcaacaacaaagtagaggacgtctaacttgtttttgcagggcatgttgtgatgtgatatggtcaagacatgatgctaaat
Protein-coding regions in this window:
- the LOC123169605 gene encoding GDSL esterase/lipase At5g45910-like, encoding MARRITSAIAAAGLLLLGASCVFLLAAADGDGGAMRYNAMFNFGDSLSDTGNLCVNKSAAEELLLTFANPPYGMTYFGHPTCRCSDGRLVVDFLAQSLGLPFLPPSKLPGADFRKGANMAIVGATALDFDFLKSIGLGYPIWNNGAINVQLQWFRDLLPRVCGGPQSCRPYLARSLFLLGSIGGNDYNAMLFFGFNVSRARSYAPNVVDNIAAALERLIELGAVDIVVPGTLPIGCVALYLTILPSRDKSDYDEHGCLKPLNDLVMYHNSLLQDRLNRARARHGPAARIMYADYYAYAMDMLRDPARFGFTTPVAACCGAGGGPYNFQLDARCGMKGATACGDPWRHESWDGVHPTEAVNRLVADGWLKGPYCHPPILQ